The proteins below are encoded in one region of Stenotrophomonas bentonitica:
- a CDS encoding winged helix-turn-helix domain-containing protein translates to MNVIESETPAADRIRIGECTITLSSREVVVDGARRPRRLTPKALGVLKVLMRVPGAVVTRDDLFAEVWPDTLPTNDVLTQAITQLRKAFSRDDEAGTAYIETIAKTGYRLLQPVSVLAEPLPDVDSAPGEDERDALAAVFAAPTLAPAPRPRSRWRRTRRYVFLAIGLAMAVALLVLTALLLQRPASAPTANGVLEDGSRVVGSPQRPYRLITATAGFETYPTVSPDGSQVAYEADDASGGGSAIKVQTSGNAPARLLTDTPVGHSDRFPNWSPNGRDIAFARFGPEASCEVLIASATGGAIRHVTRCDGTELLSFDWTPDGRGLVFGSLSGRHAHRGIRVLDIASGAWTPIDYQVADDSFDYAPRFSPDGRWIVFVRNPQIGDLWRLPATGGEPEQLTSDSAEIRGWAWRGDSRHIVFGRRVDSEARLYELDTETRTLRDVGLDDAQSPALSRHNNMLAFVHRKAQFGLFRVPVKDGRPGTPERLFPSNGRDGQPMLAPDGRQLVFTSDRSGNYGLWWADLGRPESLRPVEGLRPETRQSADWSPDSRHLLVSGRDAQAQPVIYEVSPRDEQVVALPVPVAQPLQALYAGDNDHILVVERDHDERMRLSLFDRRTTPWKLLGSVDGVSQARLDPANQRVLFTRLSAGGLWSANLQLDPASVQQVSEDRPSRWRYRTWAVARDGSLDYLSSRADCSTVFARINAPSNGEEVCLDANRLSAGNGFSAQPDGSAVYLALAVADGADIGVMTLPEPPRPVFSAAPNLLFWKGK, encoded by the coding sequence ATGAACGTCATAGAGAGTGAGACACCCGCTGCCGACCGCATCCGGATCGGCGAATGCACCATCACGCTGTCCTCGCGTGAAGTGGTGGTGGATGGCGCGCGCCGTCCCCGGCGGCTGACGCCCAAAGCGCTGGGTGTGCTCAAGGTGCTGATGCGCGTGCCCGGTGCCGTGGTGACCCGCGACGACCTGTTTGCCGAAGTCTGGCCGGACACGTTGCCCACCAACGATGTGCTGACCCAGGCCATCACCCAGCTGCGCAAGGCGTTCTCGCGCGACGACGAGGCCGGCACCGCCTATATCGAAACCATCGCCAAGACCGGTTACCGGCTGCTGCAGCCGGTATCGGTGCTGGCCGAGCCGCTGCCCGACGTCGACAGTGCGCCCGGTGAAGACGAGCGCGACGCGCTGGCCGCCGTGTTCGCCGCGCCCACGCTTGCGCCCGCGCCGCGTCCGCGCAGCCGCTGGCGGCGTACCCGGCGTTACGTGTTCCTGGCCATCGGCCTGGCCATGGCCGTGGCGCTGCTGGTGCTGACCGCGCTGCTGCTGCAGCGTCCGGCCAGTGCCCCGACGGCAAACGGCGTGCTGGAAGACGGCAGCCGCGTGGTCGGCAGCCCGCAGCGCCCGTACCGGCTGATTACCGCCACGGCCGGCTTTGAAACCTATCCCACGGTGTCGCCGGACGGCTCGCAGGTCGCCTACGAGGCCGACGATGCCAGCGGCGGCGGCAGCGCGATCAAAGTGCAGACCTCGGGCAATGCACCGGCGCGCCTGCTCACCGACACCCCGGTCGGGCATTCGGACCGCTTCCCGAACTGGTCGCCGAATGGCCGCGACATCGCCTTTGCGCGCTTCGGGCCCGAGGCCAGCTGTGAAGTGCTGATCGCCAGCGCGACCGGCGGCGCGATCCGCCACGTCACGCGCTGCGACGGTACCGAGCTGCTCAGCTTCGACTGGACCCCGGACGGGCGCGGCCTGGTGTTTGGTTCGCTGTCCGGTCGCCATGCGCACCGCGGCATCCGCGTGCTGGATATCGCCAGCGGCGCCTGGACCCCGATCGACTATCAGGTTGCCGACGACAGCTTCGACTATGCGCCGCGGTTCTCGCCCGATGGGCGCTGGATCGTGTTCGTGCGCAATCCGCAGATCGGCGACCTGTGGCGCCTGCCCGCCACCGGCGGCGAACCCGAACAGCTCACCAGCGATTCGGCCGAGATCCGTGGCTGGGCCTGGCGCGGCGACAGCCGCCACATCGTGTTCGGCCGGCGTGTCGACAGCGAGGCGCGCCTGTACGAACTGGACACCGAAACGCGCACGCTGCGCGATGTCGGCCTGGACGATGCGCAGTCGCCGGCGCTGTCGCGCCACAACAACATGCTGGCCTTCGTGCACCGCAAGGCGCAGTTCGGCCTGTTCCGCGTGCCGGTCAAGGACGGGCGCCCCGGCACCCCCGAGCGCCTGTTCCCCTCCAACGGCCGCGATGGCCAGCCGATGCTGGCGCCCGATGGCCGGCAACTGGTGTTCACCTCCGATCGGTCCGGCAATTACGGCCTGTGGTGGGCCGACCTGGGCCGTCCGGAGTCACTGCGCCCGGTGGAAGGGTTGCGCCCCGAAACCCGCCAGTCCGCGGACTGGTCGCCCGACAGCCGGCACCTGCTGGTGTCCGGCCGCGATGCCCAGGCCCAGCCGGTGATCTACGAAGTCTCACCGCGCGACGAGCAGGTCGTGGCACTGCCGGTACCGGTGGCGCAACCGTTGCAGGCGCTGTACGCCGGCGACAATGACCACATCCTGGTGGTGGAGCGCGACCACGACGAGCGCATGCGGCTGTCGCTGTTCGACCGCCGCACAACACCGTGGAAGCTGCTCGGCAGCGTGGACGGCGTGTCCCAGGCGCGGCTGGATCCAGCCAACCAGCGCGTGCTGTTCACCCGCCTGTCCGCAGGCGGCCTGTGGTCGGCCAACCTGCAGCTGGATCCGGCCAGCGTGCAGCAGGTCAGCGAAGACCGCCCGTCGCGCTGGCGCTACCGCACCTGGGCGGTCGCACGCGACGGCAGCCTGGATTACCTGTCCAGCCGTGCCGACTGTTCTACCGTGTTCGCGCGCATCAATGCGCCCTCCAATGGCGAAGAAGTGTGCCTGGACGCGAATCGGCTCAGTGCCGGCAACGGCTTCAGCGCGCAGCCCGACGGCAGTGCGGTGTACCTGGCCCTGGCGGTCGCTGATGGCGCCGATATCGGCGTGATGACGCTGCCCGAACCGCCGCGCCCGGTGTTCTCGGCCGCGCCCAACCTGTTGTTCTGGAAGGGAAAGTAG
- a CDS encoding ion channel, which yields MAIARTTKWLAIARRHPSAWLLAVQLLGVLLYPAMDESGAGRALFGAFGIAVLGLAIWVVRRSPLGMWLALVLAIPSVVLSIAGALLGRPALVTTAQLLECLLYFYTAGSLIAYMLQDHKVTRDELFAAGATFTLLAWAFAFAFAVCQQWYSGSFVATSENELRTWMELLYLSFSLLSGVGLSDVVPIHPQARALVMLEQFAGVMYVALVVSRLVGLTMIRNARS from the coding sequence ATGGCGATAGCGCGCACCACCAAGTGGCTGGCCATTGCCCGCCGGCATCCGTCGGCCTGGTTGCTGGCCGTGCAGCTGCTGGGCGTGCTGCTCTATCCCGCGATGGACGAGTCCGGGGCCGGTCGCGCGCTGTTCGGCGCCTTCGGCATCGCCGTGCTTGGCCTGGCGATCTGGGTGGTGCGGCGCAGCCCGTTGGGCATGTGGCTGGCACTGGTGCTGGCCATTCCCTCGGTCGTGTTATCCATCGCCGGCGCGCTGCTCGGGCGCCCGGCGCTGGTCACCACCGCGCAGCTGCTCGAATGCCTGCTGTACTTCTATACGGCCGGCAGCCTGATCGCCTACATGCTGCAGGACCACAAGGTCACCCGCGACGAGCTGTTCGCCGCGGGGGCCACCTTCACCCTGCTGGCGTGGGCGTTCGCCTTCGCCTTCGCGGTCTGCCAGCAGTGGTACTCGGGCAGCTTCGTGGCCACCAGCGAGAACGAGCTGCGCACGTGGATGGAATTGCTTTATCTGAGCTTCAGCTTGTTGTCCGGCGTCGGCCTCAGCGACGTGGTGCCGATCCATCCGCAGGCACGTGCGCTGGTGATGCTCGAACAGTTCGCCGGCGTGATGTACGTGGCGCTGGTGGTATCGCGCCTGGTGGGCCTGACCATGATTCGGAATGCACGAAGCTGA
- the thiC gene encoding phosphomethylpyrimidine synthase ThiC has product MNAHPSSLQQQAQQLSASVTRPIPGSRKIHVPGSRSDLQVPMREIALSGDNAPLTVYDTSGPYTDPEARIDLSTGLPALRAGWVAERGDTELLPRLSSAFGRSRELDARLDAVRFPSRLQPRRALAGANVTQMHYARRGIITPEMEFVALRENQRLEQVRDKALLAQHPGQSFGAAIPAVITPEFVRSEIARGRAVLPNNINHPESEPMIIGRNFLTKINANIGNSAVSSGIAEEVEKLVWAIRWGGDTVMDLSTGKHIHETREWILRNSPVAIGTVPIYQALEKVDGRAEALSWEIFRDTLVEQAEQGVDYFTIHAGVLLRHVPVTARRVTGIVSRGGSIMAKWCLAHQRENFLYTHFEEICEIMKAYDVTFSLGDGLRPGCIADANDAAQFGELEALGELTRIAWKHDVQTMIEGPGHVPMQLIKENMDKQLHECGEAPFYTLGPLTTDIAPGYDHITSAIGAAMIGWYGTAMLCYVTPKEHLGLPNRQDVRDGIMAYRIAAHAADLAKGHPGAQVRDNALSKARFEFRWEDQFHLGLDPEKAREFHDETLPKEAHKEAHFCSMCGPHFCSMKITQDVRDYAAGQG; this is encoded by the coding sequence ATGAACGCACACCCTTCCAGCCTGCAGCAGCAGGCCCAGCAACTCTCCGCCTCGGTCACCCGGCCGATCCCCGGCTCCCGCAAGATCCACGTACCCGGTTCGCGCAGCGACCTGCAGGTGCCGATGCGCGAGATCGCGCTCAGCGGCGACAACGCCCCGCTGACCGTCTACGACACCTCCGGCCCCTACACCGACCCAGAAGCGCGCATCGACCTCTCCACCGGCCTGCCAGCGCTGCGCGCCGGCTGGGTGGCCGAACGCGGCGACACCGAACTGCTGCCGCGCCTGAGCTCGGCGTTTGGACGCTCGCGCGAACTCGACGCCCGCCTGGACGCCGTGCGCTTCCCCTCGCGTCTGCAGCCACGCCGCGCGCTGGCCGGCGCCAATGTCACCCAGATGCATTACGCGCGACGCGGCATCATCACCCCGGAAATGGAATTCGTCGCCCTCCGCGAGAACCAGCGGCTGGAGCAGGTGCGCGACAAGGCGCTGCTGGCCCAGCACCCCGGGCAGTCGTTCGGCGCGGCCATTCCCGCCGTGATCACCCCCGAATTCGTCCGTTCGGAAATCGCGCGCGGGCGTGCGGTGCTGCCCAACAACATCAACCACCCCGAAAGCGAACCGATGATCATCGGCCGCAACTTCCTCACCAAGATCAACGCCAACATCGGCAACAGCGCGGTGTCCTCGGGCATCGCCGAAGAAGTGGAGAAGCTGGTCTGGGCGATCCGCTGGGGCGGCGACACTGTGATGGACCTGTCCACCGGCAAGCACATCCATGAAACCCGCGAATGGATCCTGCGCAACTCGCCGGTGGCGATCGGTACCGTGCCGATCTACCAGGCGCTGGAGAAGGTCGACGGCCGCGCCGAAGCGCTGAGCTGGGAGATCTTCCGCGACACCCTGGTCGAACAGGCCGAGCAGGGCGTGGACTACTTCACCATCCATGCCGGCGTGCTGCTGCGCCATGTGCCGGTCACCGCCAGGCGGGTCACCGGCATCGTTTCGCGCGGCGGTTCGATCATGGCCAAGTGGTGCCTGGCGCACCAGCGCGAGAACTTCCTGTACACGCATTTCGAAGAGATCTGCGAAATCATGAAGGCCTACGACGTGACCTTCTCGCTTGGCGATGGCCTGCGCCCGGGCTGCATTGCCGACGCCAACGACGCCGCACAGTTCGGCGAACTCGAAGCGCTGGGCGAACTCACCAGGATTGCCTGGAAGCACGACGTGCAGACCATGATCGAAGGGCCCGGCCACGTGCCGATGCAGCTCATCAAGGAGAACATGGACAAGCAGCTGCACGAATGCGGCGAAGCACCGTTCTACACCCTGGGACCGCTCACCACCGACATCGCGCCGGGCTACGACCACATCACCAGCGCGATCGGTGCGGCGATGATCGGCTGGTATGGCACCGCCATGCTCTGCTACGTCACCCCCAAGGAGCACCTGGGGCTGCCCAACCGCCAGGACGTGCGCGACGGCATCATGGCCTACCGCATCGCCGCGCATGCCGCCGACCTGGCCAAGGGCCATCCCGGCGCGCAGGTGCGCGACAACGCGCTGAGCAAGGCGCGCTTCGAGTTCCGCTGGGAAGACCAGTTCCACCTCGGCCTCGACCCGGAGAAGGCGCGTGAATTCCACGACGAAACCCTGCCCAAGGAGGCGCACAAGGAGGCGCACTTCTGTTCAATGTGCGGGCCGCACTTCTGTTCGATGAAGATCACCCAGGACGTGCGCGACTACGCGGCCGGGCAGGGCTGA
- a CDS encoding BCCT family transporter: MVFRLSIALVVLLVLAAGVAPDPFNDVVRGGLVHIVRSAGWLYLLVVFITLSFLLYLAFGRLGSLRIGGEDAEPEFSNASWMSMLFAAGMGIGLVFWGAAEPVSHFVIPPEGLPPQSMEAARASMRYAFFHWGLHPWAIYALIGLAMAWFQFNRDGRGQISDLLQPLIGAHHRGWIGTVVNVAAVVATAIGVATTLGFGTIQIAAGMERVFGIRANVPSQLTIIAVAFVLYMASTASGVNRGIKWLSNFNLGLAALLLALVMVLGPTAFIFDTFTTTIGSYLNQLVTMSLRMSPFSGSTWVADWTIFYWAWWIAWAPFVGSFIARVSRGRTIREFVLGVVIAPSVLGFLWFSVFGGTALWSQIFGHVDLVQALGNGYETVLFTMFDSLPMPTVLSVIALVLLMIFFVTSADSAVLVLASMSTDEAGDPPLSRKVTWGVAIALIAGVLLLAGGLDALQGMITIAALPFALLMLAVIYSLYRVLDVEYQLQRRRALRARRMMDAWIEREIAAQEETRDEASRAES, translated from the coding sequence ATGGTATTTCGACTCTCCATCGCGCTGGTGGTGCTGCTGGTGCTGGCGGCCGGTGTTGCGCCGGACCCCTTCAACGACGTGGTGCGTGGCGGCCTGGTGCATATCGTGCGGAGCGCCGGCTGGCTGTACCTGCTGGTGGTGTTCATCACCCTCTCCTTCCTGCTGTACCTGGCGTTCGGCCGGCTGGGCAGCCTGCGCATCGGCGGCGAAGACGCCGAGCCGGAGTTCTCCAACGCCAGCTGGATGTCGATGCTGTTCGCGGCCGGCATGGGCATCGGCCTGGTCTTCTGGGGCGCGGCCGAACCGGTCTCGCACTTCGTGATTCCCCCGGAGGGCCTGCCGCCGCAGAGCATGGAAGCGGCGCGCGCATCGATGCGCTATGCGTTCTTCCACTGGGGCCTGCACCCGTGGGCGATCTATGCGCTGATCGGGCTGGCGATGGCGTGGTTCCAGTTCAACCGCGACGGGCGGGGCCAGATCAGCGACCTGCTGCAGCCGTTGATCGGCGCGCACCACCGTGGCTGGATCGGCACGGTGGTGAACGTCGCGGCGGTGGTCGCCACGGCGATCGGCGTGGCCACCACGCTAGGCTTCGGCACCATTCAGATCGCGGCCGGCATGGAGCGCGTGTTCGGCATCCGCGCCAACGTGCCGTCGCAGTTGACGATCATCGCGGTGGCGTTCGTGCTGTACATGGCCTCCACCGCCAGCGGGGTCAACCGCGGCATCAAGTGGCTGTCCAACTTCAACCTGGGCCTGGCCGCGCTGCTGCTGGCACTGGTGATGGTGCTGGGCCCCACGGCCTTCATCTTCGATACGTTCACCACCACGATCGGTTCCTACCTCAACCAGCTTGTGACGATGAGCCTGCGCATGTCGCCGTTCTCGGGCAGCACGTGGGTGGCGGACTGGACGATCTTCTACTGGGCGTGGTGGATCGCGTGGGCACCGTTCGTGGGCTCGTTCATCGCGCGGGTGTCGCGCGGCCGCACCATCCGCGAGTTCGTGCTCGGCGTGGTGATCGCGCCGAGCGTGCTCGGCTTCCTGTGGTTCTCGGTGTTCGGCGGCACCGCGCTGTGGTCGCAGATCTTCGGCCACGTCGACCTGGTGCAGGCATTGGGCAATGGCTACGAAACCGTTCTGTTCACCATGTTCGACAGCCTGCCGATGCCGACCGTGCTGTCGGTGATCGCGCTGGTGCTGTTGATGATCTTCTTCGTCACCTCGGCCGACTCGGCGGTGCTGGTCCTGGCCAGCATGTCCACCGACGAAGCGGGCGACCCACCGCTATCGCGGAAGGTCACCTGGGGCGTGGCGATTGCGCTGATTGCAGGCGTGCTGCTGTTGGCCGGCGGCCTGGATGCATTGCAGGGCATGATCACCATCGCCGCCCTGCCGTTCGCGCTGCTGATGCTGGCGGTGATCTACTCGCTGTACCGCGTGTTGGATGTGGAATACCAGCTGCAACGCCGCCGCGCATTGCGTGCGCGACGGATGATGGACGCATGGATCGAGCGCGAGATTGCCGCGCAGGAAGAGACGCGGGATGAGGCTTCTCGGGCTGAGTCCTAG
- the ggt gene encoding gamma-glutamyltransferase, which yields MSRPLARAVLATALLCALPLFSSAADRVTGRDFATRSEVIAPHAMAATSQPLATQIALEVMKGGGSAVDAAIAANAALGLMEPTGNGVGGDLFAIVWDPKTQKLYGYNGSGRSPKSLTLAEFQRRGLKDIPATGPLPVSVPGAVDGWFALHEKFGRKPMAENLAPAIRYAREGHPVAEVIAYYWDRSVPKLSQYPGFKEQFTINGHAPRKGEMWKNPNLANTLEQIATGGRDAFYKGDIARKIGTYFKANGGYLSYEDMASHHGEWVEPVSSNYRGYDVWELPPNSQGIAALQILNVLEGYDFSKIPFGSPEHVHLFVEAKKLAFADRARFYTDPAFQPAPVQKLVSKEYAAERRKLISMDKALREVQPGTPKQLEEGDTIYMTVADADGMMVSLIQSNYRGMGSGMAPPGLGFILQDRGEMFVLRKDHPNGYAPGKRPFQTIIPGFVTKDGKPYMSFGVMGGAMQPQGHAQIVMNMVDFGMNLQEAGDAPRIQHEGSTEPTGQATAMSDGGEVNLETGYPYETVRALMRKGHRVTFADGPYGGYQAIMRDPETGVYYGASESRKDGQAAGY from the coding sequence GTGTCCCGACCCCTTGCCCGTGCCGTACTGGCCACCGCGCTGCTGTGCGCGTTGCCGCTGTTCTCTTCCGCTGCCGACCGGGTGACCGGGCGGGACTTCGCGACCCGTTCGGAGGTGATCGCGCCGCACGCGATGGCGGCGACGTCGCAGCCGCTGGCCACGCAGATCGCGCTGGAGGTGATGAAGGGCGGCGGGTCGGCTGTGGACGCGGCGATTGCGGCCAATGCGGCGCTGGGGTTGATGGAGCCGACCGGTAACGGGGTGGGCGGGGATCTGTTCGCGATCGTGTGGGATCCGAAGACGCAGAAGCTGTACGGCTACAACGGTTCGGGCCGGTCGCCGAAGTCGCTGACGCTGGCGGAGTTCCAGCGGCGTGGGCTGAAGGACATTCCGGCGACGGGGCCGCTGCCGGTGTCGGTGCCGGGCGCGGTGGATGGCTGGTTCGCGCTGCATGAAAAGTTCGGGCGCAAGCCGATGGCGGAGAACCTGGCGCCGGCGATCCGCTATGCGCGCGAGGGGCATCCGGTGGCGGAGGTGATCGCGTACTACTGGGACCGTTCGGTGCCGAAGCTGTCGCAGTACCCGGGCTTCAAGGAGCAGTTCACGATCAACGGGCATGCGCCGCGCAAGGGTGAGATGTGGAAGAATCCGAACCTGGCGAACACGCTGGAGCAGATTGCAACGGGCGGGCGCGATGCGTTCTACAAGGGCGACATCGCGCGGAAGATCGGTACGTACTTCAAGGCGAACGGTGGCTACCTGAGCTATGAGGACATGGCGAGCCACCACGGGGAGTGGGTGGAGCCGGTCAGCAGCAACTACCGGGGTTATGACGTGTGGGAGTTGCCGCCGAACAGCCAGGGCATCGCGGCGCTGCAGATCCTGAACGTGCTGGAGGGCTACGATTTCTCGAAGATTCCGTTCGGGTCCCCGGAGCATGTGCATCTGTTCGTGGAGGCGAAGAAGCTGGCGTTTGCGGATCGTGCGAGGTTCTATACGGACCCGGCGTTCCAGCCGGCGCCGGTGCAGAAGCTGGTGTCGAAGGAGTATGCGGCGGAGCGTCGCAAGCTGATTTCGATGGACAAGGCGTTGCGCGAGGTGCAGCCGGGCACGCCGAAGCAGCTGGAGGAAGGCGACACGATCTACATGACGGTGGCGGACGCGGACGGGATGATGGTGTCGTTGATCCAGTCGAACTACCGGGGCATGGGCAGCGGGATGGCGCCGCCGGGGCTGGGCTTCATCCTGCAGGATCGCGGCGAGATGTTCGTGCTGCGCAAGGATCATCCGAACGGCTATGCGCCGGGCAAGCGTCCGTTCCAGACGATCATTCCGGGCTTCGTGACCAAGGACGGGAAGCCGTACATGAGTTTCGGGGTGATGGGCGGTGCGATGCAGCCGCAGGGCCATGCGCAGATCGTGATGAACATGGTGGACTTCGGGATGAACCTGCAGGAGGCGGGCGATGCGCCGCGCATCCAGCACGAGGGTTCGACGGAGCCGACCGGGCAGGCGACGGCGATGAGCGACGGCGGCGAGGTGAACCTGGAAACGGGCTACCCGTACGAAACCGTGCGCGCGCTGATGCGCAAGGGGCACCGCGTTACCTTCGCCGACGGCCCGTACGGCGGTTACCAGGCGATCATGCGCGACCCGGAAACGGGCGTGTACTACGGCGCTTCGGAAAGCCGCAAGGATGGGCAGGCTGCGGGGTACTGA
- the ilvC gene encoding ketol-acid reductoisomerase, with product MSTNDLPQIKIAVVGYGSQGRAHALNLRESGFDVVIGLRPGGPTEVKAQADGFTVKAPAEAVKDADLVAVLTPDMVQKKLYEDVLAPNMKQGAVLLFAHGLNVHFNMIAPREDLDVVLVAPKGPGALVRREYEIGRGVPCIWAVYQDRSGKAAEYALAYAAGLGGARANLIQTTFKEETETDLFGEQAVLCGGASALVQAGFETLVEAGYQPEIAYYEVLHELKLIVDLFYEGGITRMLEFISETAQYGDYVSGPRVIDAGTKERMKAVLTDIQDGTFTKNWVAEYEAGLPNYNKFKQADLEHPIEKVGKELRAKMVWLQSQAA from the coding sequence ATGAGCACCAACGACCTGCCCCAGATCAAGATCGCTGTTGTCGGCTATGGCAGCCAGGGCCGCGCCCACGCCCTGAACCTGCGTGAGTCCGGATTCGATGTCGTCATCGGCCTGCGTCCGGGCGGCCCGACCGAGGTCAAGGCGCAGGCGGACGGCTTTACCGTCAAGGCCCCGGCCGAGGCCGTCAAAGACGCCGACCTGGTCGCCGTGCTGACCCCGGACATGGTGCAGAAGAAGCTCTACGAAGACGTGCTGGCGCCGAACATGAAACAGGGCGCGGTGCTGCTGTTCGCGCACGGCCTGAACGTGCACTTCAACATGATCGCCCCGCGCGAGGACCTGGACGTGGTGCTGGTCGCGCCCAAGGGCCCGGGCGCGCTGGTCCGCCGCGAATACGAAATCGGCCGTGGCGTGCCGTGCATCTGGGCGGTCTACCAGGACCGCAGCGGCAAGGCCGCCGAGTACGCGCTGGCTTATGCCGCCGGCCTCGGCGGTGCGCGCGCCAACCTGATCCAGACCACCTTCAAGGAAGAAACCGAAACCGACCTGTTCGGTGAGCAGGCGGTGCTGTGCGGCGGCGCCTCGGCGCTGGTCCAGGCCGGTTTTGAAACGCTGGTGGAAGCCGGTTACCAGCCCGAAATCGCCTACTACGAAGTGCTGCACGAACTGAAGCTGATCGTGGACCTGTTCTACGAAGGCGGCATCACCCGCATGCTGGAGTTCATCTCCGAAACCGCGCAGTACGGCGACTACGTGAGCGGCCCGCGGGTGATCGATGCCGGCACCAAGGAGCGCATGAAGGCGGTGCTGACCGACATCCAGGACGGCACCTTCACCAAGAACTGGGTGGCCGAGTACGAAGCGGGCCTGCCGAACTACAACAAGTTCAAGCAGGCCGACCTGGAACATCCGATCGAGAAGGTAGGCAAGGAACTGCGCGCCAAGATGGTCTGGTTGCAAAGTCAAGCCGCGTAA
- the ilvG gene encoding acetolactate synthase 2 catalytic subunit, with protein sequence MNTSAHSTAPRNGARWLTQALEAEGVDTLFGYPGGTIMPFYDALVDSGLKHILVRHEQGAALAANGYARASGRVGVCVATSGPGASNLVTGIADAMLDSVPMVCITGQVATPLLGTDAFQELDVFGLTLPIVKHSWLVRSVDELPRIVREAFRIAREGRPGPVLIDLPKDVQVADASHLPAHVPETVNPPAGPQDEAVAAAIAAIQAAEKPVIYAGGGVALGDAVEDFRAFVNATAIPTVLTLRGLGGLPAQHPHYLGMLGMHGTRAANMAVQESDLLVVVGARFDDRATGKLNEFAPFARVIHIDADAYEISKLRTADVAVPGNVGTALRALTAALPSPAPTQDAWRKRCAGHRERFAARYDAPGVHIYAPALLKRLSEVAPADAIIACDVGQHQMWVAQHCRFNHPRNHLTSGALGTMGFGLPAAMGAQFACPERTVVLVSGDGSFMMNVQELATIARCRLPVKIVLLDNSSLGMVRQWQELFFAERYSEIDLSDNPDFAALAKVFGIPATRIEARDDVEGGLAALLAEPGPALLHVAIDARANVWPLVPPNNANSTMLESNPAHQPQEFPHAIPA encoded by the coding sequence ATGAACACCTCCGCACACAGCACCGCGCCCCGCAACGGCGCACGCTGGTTGACGCAGGCCCTGGAAGCCGAGGGCGTCGACACGCTGTTCGGCTATCCGGGCGGCACCATCATGCCCTTCTACGACGCCCTGGTGGACTCGGGGCTCAAGCACATCCTGGTCCGCCACGAACAGGGCGCGGCCCTTGCCGCCAACGGCTACGCCCGCGCCAGCGGACGGGTCGGGGTGTGCGTGGCCACCTCCGGCCCGGGCGCCTCCAACCTGGTCACCGGCATTGCCGACGCGATGCTGGATTCGGTACCGATGGTCTGCATCACCGGCCAGGTCGCCACCCCGCTGCTGGGCACCGACGCGTTCCAGGAACTGGACGTGTTCGGCCTGACCCTGCCGATCGTCAAGCACAGCTGGCTGGTGCGTTCAGTCGACGAGCTGCCGCGCATCGTCCGCGAAGCCTTCCGCATTGCCCGCGAAGGCCGCCCCGGCCCGGTGCTGATCGACCTGCCCAAGGACGTGCAGGTCGCTGACGCCAGCCACCTGCCGGCGCATGTCCCCGAAACGGTGAACCCGCCTGCGGGTCCGCAGGATGAGGCCGTGGCGGCCGCCATCGCCGCGATCCAGGCCGCCGAAAAGCCGGTGATCTATGCCGGCGGTGGCGTCGCCCTGGGCGATGCGGTCGAGGACTTCCGCGCCTTCGTCAACGCCACCGCCATTCCCACCGTGCTGACCCTGCGCGGCCTGGGCGGCCTGCCGGCGCAGCATCCCCATTACCTGGGCATGCTGGGCATGCACGGCACCCGCGCGGCCAACATGGCGGTGCAGGAAAGCGACCTGCTGGTGGTCGTGGGCGCACGTTTCGACGACCGCGCCACCGGCAAGTTGAACGAGTTCGCCCCGTTCGCGCGGGTCATCCACATCGACGCCGACGCCTATGAAATCTCCAAGCTGCGCACCGCAGACGTCGCCGTGCCGGGCAACGTCGGCACCGCGCTGCGCGCACTGACCGCCGCACTGCCCAGCCCCGCACCAACACAGGACGCGTGGCGCAAGCGCTGCGCGGGCCACCGCGAGCGCTTCGCCGCGCGTTACGACGCCCCCGGCGTACACATCTACGCCCCGGCGCTGCTGAAGCGCCTGAGCGAAGTCGCCCCGGCCGACGCCATCATTGCCTGCGACGTGGGCCAGCACCAGATGTGGGTGGCCCAGCACTGCCGCTTCAACCATCCGCGCAACCACCTGACCAGCGGCGCGCTGGGCACCATGGGCTTTGGCCTGCCGGCGGCGATGGGCGCGCAGTTCGCCTGTCCCGAGCGCACCGTGGTACTGGTCTCCGGCGATGGCAGCTTCATGATGAACGTGCAGGAGCTGGCCACCATCGCCCGCTGCCGCCTGCCAGTGAAGATCGTACTGCTGGACAACAGTTCGCTGGGCATGGTCCGGCAGTGGCAGGAACTGTTCTTCGCCGAGCGCTACAGCGAGATCGACCTGTCCGACAACCCGGACTTCGCCGCACTGGCCAAGGTGTTCGGCATTCCGGCCACCCGCATCGAGGCGCGCGACGACGTCGAAGGCGGCCTGGCCGCGCTGCTGGCCGAGCCCGGCCCGGCCCTGCTGCACGTGGCCATCGACGCGCGCGCCAACGTGTGGCCGCTGGTCCCGCCCAACAATGCCAACAGCACCATGCTGGAAAGCAACCCCGCCCACCAGCCGCAGGAGTTCCCCCATGCAATACCGGCTTGA